TCCTTCACATAATTATAATAAAGACTAGAACACCGATGCCATGGTGGGGAGGGCCGACCAAAGAAAAACGAAACACCACTGTAATgggattgtaaaaaaaaaaattcccaccAAATAAACCATGACAGGAAGGGCCAACATAATATTGATTTATACATGGTGTTCTAATGGATAACCCTGCCACAATGGCACAAATTTATTGTGAAAAAATGTAATTTTGACCTGGTATTTTATGTTGGAGGTGATAGACTGGTGACGGGGTGGTGGTAGGGATAGCAGGAAGGGGTTTGTGGCAGCAGGGGAGGTGGTGTTGGTTATGTGAAGGTTTTAAACAGCAATTACAAATTGGAAGATATATATACGAAAATTCAGGCAACAACGTCGGACAACAACGAAAACTAtacaatgcaaaaaaaaaaaaaaccaaatgcaCAACAACATGGCATTTTATTGAGTCCGTATGATCAAACCAGGTGTCAAAGTAATCGATACCCGAAGCCGAACGTACTACATAGAGCATACGTGTTGTTTGCAAGAATTTTTTTCATTGTAAAACTTCTCATCTAACTCCTAAGACAACTTCATTTTCATTCGCATAACCATATCAATGCATTAAAAATGTCACTTTGAATTCTCTTACTAAACAATCCATATTCTAAGATTCACTACAAGTAGTTAAAATGTTAATTAAAATTATCAGGTCGCAACCAACTCTTTTAATTTGGGTTTGTTTCAAACTCCAAATATAAGTGAGATTATGCGAAGGGAAACATGATTTGCTTTCTGGGTATCGTATCTTCATTTCCCTTTTTTTTCGTAATTGATATCAGTTGGTGATTTTGAAATAATTTATTCATGGATCCCTTTGATGTTGTTGAATTTGAATGAAAGCTATGAAGAAACTTGAGATTGTAAATTCAGTCGAATATAAAAGTCCgttcaaaacaaaagaagaataagaaaatggTTCTGGTCGGTACGGGCACTCTGATCCATAATATGTACTCGAATACTCGTCGTCGTCCAAACCGAGTCAAGTCCGAATTACATGTAATGTTCTGTTTTTTTCTCTGTTCTTCCAGCTCTGCTAATTTGATGAAATCGAGTTTTGAGGTTTTAGTATTTCGTTCACTTATAAATGTTTGGTTTGAAATTAATTGTTGAAGTATGATGTGTTTTGTTTTGatcaattttacgattttgatcAAAATTGAAACCTGATGTTATTTTTTTGTAATGATGAGTtaaagtgattatgattatggtAGATATTTTGGTTACGATCGATTAGGTGGAAAATTTGGTGGTGGCTGGTTACGGTGGTGGTGAATTTGGTGGTGGATGGTTACGTGGTGAACTTGGTGGTAGTGAATTTGGTGGTGTCTGGTTACGGTGGTGGTTGTGAAGGAATAATTGATATTGGTAGTTTTGAATGATGTTAgggtttgatttagggtttgcagAGTTTTGAATCGAATTGCAGAGACTTGAGCTAACGGGTACTGGTGAGTTTGCTACGaattgatgttgatggtggtactGAATTGCATAGATAGTGGTTGTTGGGgattaattagggtttgctgTCTTTTGGAGTGGTGATGCAGTGAagatagttgatggaatcagaaGATGGGTTTGAGAATGGATCTGGTGGTGGCTGGTTGAATTGCTGTCGTTAGAGGTGGCGACGGAATTTCTGGTGGTTGTGGAGGTGctattggtgatggtggtggaaataTGGACggaggtggtggttgtggtggaggTTTTGACGATGATGGTGATGATAGGCGAAGAAATCAGGTGTTGTTCATTAGAGGTGGTGTCGTGAACGGGAGTGGTAGCGGTGAAAATAAAGGCGAGGATAATGAAGGAAGTGGTTTTTAAGTATAAGGGTGTTCTGGTCATTTCACTGGAAACGTGAGAAACTCTTGACGggagaattaaaattgaaaattttcgttaggtttcatttgacaaaaaagtggccataaaagggactccctctcTACGGGCCCTTCTAGCCCTCCGGTCGGTTGGCCCAATAATGTTAACTGTTATCGACTAGTATCATATTGAACTTAAATTAATTAAAGtcttattaatatatatatatatatatatatatatatattataaaaaaaaagtgtTGCTTGTGTATCCTCACAATTACATCCATCGATTTTGTCATCCGGCGACACATATTGATTGGTTATATGTTCTATATAGCTGTCCGTCCGACCATTGGCTTTCCTGATATGACCATGtttccttaaaaagaaaaaagttcaaTATTGACCGATCCGTGAGCGTCCGTCCCTTGCGCTTTCCAGATATAACTTTGTTTCTTGTGCCTAATAAGATTCGTAAAGGTTGCTGCAATTTAGGGACGTTCTGGGTTTTGGCTCTGTTTAGCAAATATTAGGATTTATCACTCCTTTATCTCAGCATTAACAGTTCCCATGTTTTAAATGATCTTTGCGCTGAAACCAATTAAAATAAAAGGCTTTTCTCCAATTGAAGGTCAGTGTTCTTCCTTTACATGattaattttctttgattttgatttctgtttctttttttaattatGAACATTACTATGTTTCTGTTGATACAACTGCTTCCTAATGCTAACACCACAAGATTTTAAACGTTCTCAATATCTAAATAGATTGATAATCTCCTGCAATTTTATTCTTTAGTAATCTAGGGTTAACGATTCACACGATCCTGCTTCCTTTGATCAA
The nucleotide sequence above comes from Papaver somniferum cultivar HN1 chromosome 8, ASM357369v1, whole genome shotgun sequence. Encoded proteins:
- the LOC113305627 gene encoding ctenidin-1-like, with product MVLVGTGTLIHNISANLMKSSFEVLVFRSLINVENLVVAGYGGGEFGGGWLRGELGGSEFGGVWLRGGDGISGGCGGAIGDGGGNMDGGGGCGGGFDDDGDDRRRNQVLFIRGGVVNGSGSGENKGEDNEGSGF